A genomic window from Micromonospora violae includes:
- a CDS encoding sulfite exporter TauE/SafE family protein: MRKLLVLALVGLVAQLIDGSLGMAYGLTSSTLLLLAGVAPAAASASVHLAEIGTTLAAGFAHWRFGNVDWRVVTRIALPGAIGAFAGATVLSSISTEAAAPWMAGILFTLGAYLLVRFARPLRTGRVGGRLRGRFLGPLGLVAGFVDATGGGGWGPVATPALLVSGRMEPRKVIGSVDTAEFVVAGAASIGFLIGLGTEGFLLPTVAALLVGGLIAAPLAAWLVRIVPAQLLGAAVGGVIVLTNARTLIRSAELDGPTGPAVYALLAAGWLTALVFAVRALRRSRRARAAEAASAAPAAGAPAAGEVPADLAATGTPTPR; this comes from the coding sequence GTGCGCAAGCTGTTGGTCCTCGCTCTGGTCGGGCTCGTCGCGCAACTGATCGATGGTTCGCTCGGCATGGCATACGGGCTGACCTCGTCCACTCTGCTGCTGCTCGCCGGGGTCGCCCCGGCCGCCGCCTCCGCCTCGGTGCACCTGGCCGAGATCGGCACCACGCTCGCCGCCGGGTTCGCCCACTGGCGGTTCGGCAACGTCGACTGGCGGGTGGTGACCCGCATCGCCCTGCCCGGCGCGATCGGCGCCTTCGCCGGCGCCACAGTGCTCAGCTCGATCTCCACCGAGGCCGCCGCACCGTGGATGGCCGGCATTCTCTTCACCCTCGGCGCGTACCTGCTGGTCCGCTTCGCCCGACCGCTGCGCACCGGCCGGGTCGGCGGACGGCTCCGCGGTCGTTTCCTCGGCCCCCTCGGTCTGGTGGCCGGCTTCGTCGACGCGACCGGCGGCGGCGGGTGGGGCCCGGTGGCCACCCCGGCGCTGCTGGTCTCCGGGCGCATGGAGCCCCGCAAGGTGATCGGCTCCGTGGACACCGCCGAGTTCGTGGTGGCCGGCGCGGCCAGCATCGGTTTCCTGATCGGGTTGGGCACGGAGGGATTCCTGCTGCCCACCGTCGCCGCGCTGCTCGTCGGCGGGCTCATCGCCGCCCCGCTGGCCGCCTGGCTGGTGCGAATCGTGCCCGCCCAACTGCTCGGCGCGGCGGTCGGCGGCGTGATCGTGCTGACCAACGCCCGCACCCTGATCCGCTCCGCCGAACTGGACGGTCCGACCGGTCCCGCCGTGTACGCGCTGCTCGCCGCCGGTTGGCTGACCGCGCTGGTGTTCGCGGTGCGCGCCCTACGCCGTAGCCGCCGCGCCCGCGCCGCCGAGGCCGCGAGCGCTGCGCCCGCTGCCGGCGCGCCCGCCGCCGGCGAGGTCCCGGCCGACCTGGCCGCAACGGGCACGCCGACCCCACGCTGA
- a CDS encoding pyridoxal-dependent decarboxylase, with protein MSAHHMDPAEFRRAGHAVVDWIADYWATVERRPVAPAAPPGTVAAALPSAPPTVGGEPVEAVLADLDSIVVPGLTHWQHPGFFGYFPGNTSGPSVLGDLVSAGLGVQGMLWASSPACTELETVMMDWLAHLLDLPERFRSTGTGGGVIQDSASSATLVATLAALHRASGGRWRHTGIDRRYRAYTSIHGHSSIEKAVRIAGLGSDGVRSIEVDPDTQAMLPDALRAAIEADLASGDVPAIVVATIGTTSTTAVDPLPEIGAICAEYGIWLHVDAAYAGAAAVCPELRWSHAGLEYADSYCFDPHKWLLTGFDCDAFWVAHRAELIEALTVLPEFLRNAASESGAVIDYRDWQVPLGRRFRSLKLWFVLRWYGADGLRAHIRSGVALAARFADRVRADDRFEVAAAHPFSLVCFRLRADDDTNAALLASANATGRVHLTHTRVAGRYTLRLAIGSPQTTEAHVDEAWAVLCEAAATLPTAQGTGS; from the coding sequence GTGAGCGCTCACCACATGGACCCCGCCGAATTCCGCCGCGCCGGCCACGCCGTCGTCGACTGGATCGCCGACTACTGGGCGACGGTGGAGCGACGACCGGTCGCCCCGGCCGCGCCCCCGGGCACGGTGGCCGCCGCCCTGCCCAGCGCACCCCCCACCGTCGGCGGGGAGCCGGTCGAGGCGGTCCTCGCCGATCTGGACTCGATCGTCGTACCGGGGCTGACGCACTGGCAGCACCCGGGCTTCTTCGGGTACTTCCCCGGCAACACCTCCGGCCCGAGCGTGCTCGGTGACCTGGTCAGCGCCGGTCTCGGCGTGCAGGGCATGCTCTGGGCCTCCAGCCCGGCCTGCACCGAGCTGGAGACGGTGATGATGGACTGGCTGGCCCATCTGCTGGACCTGCCAGAGCGGTTCCGTTCGACCGGCACCGGCGGCGGAGTCATCCAGGACTCGGCCTCCTCGGCGACGCTGGTGGCCACCCTGGCCGCACTGCACCGGGCCAGCGGCGGCCGCTGGCGGCACACGGGCATCGACCGGCGCTACCGCGCCTACACCTCCATTCACGGGCACTCCTCCATCGAGAAGGCGGTACGGATCGCCGGGCTGGGCAGCGACGGGGTCCGGTCGATCGAGGTGGACCCGGACACCCAGGCGATGCTGCCGGACGCGCTGCGGGCCGCGATCGAAGCCGACCTGGCCAGCGGTGACGTGCCGGCCATCGTGGTGGCGACCATCGGCACCACCTCCACCACCGCCGTCGACCCGCTGCCGGAGATCGGGGCCATCTGCGCCGAGTACGGAATCTGGCTGCACGTCGACGCCGCGTACGCCGGCGCCGCCGCCGTCTGCCCCGAGCTGCGCTGGTCGCACGCCGGCCTGGAGTACGCCGACTCCTACTGCTTCGACCCGCACAAGTGGCTGCTCACCGGCTTCGACTGCGACGCGTTCTGGGTGGCCCACCGCGCCGAGCTGATCGAGGCGCTGACCGTACTGCCGGAGTTCCTGCGCAACGCGGCCTCCGAATCCGGCGCGGTCATCGACTACCGGGACTGGCAGGTGCCGCTGGGCCGGCGCTTCCGGTCTCTCAAGCTGTGGTTCGTGCTGCGCTGGTACGGCGCCGACGGGCTGCGGGCGCACATCCGCTCCGGGGTGGCGCTGGCCGCGCGGTTCGCCGATCGGGTCCGCGCCGACGACCGGTTCGAGGTGGCCGCAGCGCACCCGTTCTCGCTGGTCTGCTTCCGACTGCGCGCCGACGACGACACCAACGCGGCGTTGCTGGCCTCGGCGAACGCCACCGGACGGGTGCACCTGACGCACACCCGCGTCGCCGGCCGCTACACGCTGCGGCTGGCGATCGGCTCACCACAGACCACGGAGGCGCACGTCGACGAGGCCTGGGCCGTGCTCTGCGAGGCGGCGGCCACCCTGCCCACCGCCCAGGGCACCGGTTCCTGA